Proteins encoded by one window of Sulfurospirillum barnesii SES-3:
- a CDS encoding di-trans,poly-cis-decaprenylcistransferase → MNDLVHLAIIMDGNGRWAKRQEKERSFGHKEGAKKVREITKYVSKMGINYLTLYAFSTENWNRPKAEVSVLMKLLSKYLHSEIPTLLENNIRFDVIGDMSKFSSTLQHEIAYAKEKTAHCTGLTQVLAINYGARDEIVRAVNKSLHVKGNITQEILESHLDTAGMPPVDLLVRTGGDCRLSNFLLWQAAYAELFFSKTLWPDFSVGELETIVSEYAQAERRFGGVILG, encoded by the coding sequence ATGAATGATTTGGTGCATTTGGCAATCATAATGGATGGCAATGGTAGATGGGCAAAACGTCAAGAAAAAGAGCGCTCTTTTGGGCATAAAGAAGGGGCAAAAAAAGTTCGTGAAATTACAAAATATGTCTCTAAAATGGGCATAAATTATTTAACGCTTTACGCCTTTAGTACTGAAAATTGGAACCGTCCAAAAGCTGAAGTGAGTGTCTTAATGAAGTTGCTTTCAAAATACCTTCATAGCGAAATTCCAACGCTTTTAGAAAACAATATTCGTTTTGATGTCATTGGTGATATGAGCAAGTTTTCAAGCACCTTGCAACATGAAATTGCCTACGCTAAAGAGAAAACAGCGCATTGTACAGGGCTTACACAGGTATTGGCGATTAATTATGGTGCTCGTGATGAGATTGTGCGAGCGGTGAATAAATCTTTACATGTAAAGGGAAATATCACGCAAGAAATACTCGAATCACATTTGGATACTGCAGGTATGCCTCCTGTAGATTTGTTGGTTCGAACAGGGGGCGATTGTAGGCTCTCTAACTTTTTACTTTGGCAGGCTGCTTATGCGGAACTCTTTTTTAGTAAAACACTCTGGCCAGACTTTTCTGTGGGAGAACTTGAGACGATTGTTTCAGAATACGCACAAGCTGAACGTCGTTTTGGAGGCGTTATTCTAGGGTAA
- a CDS encoding EI24 domain-containing protein has product MHTKLQSNIFIVSLGDTFSPRVLLISLVSFLLTLLFFVGLIWLFFGGMGALSLWLSESLQGFEGSLEQSWLFSFISLIFITKTLISMLFFLTSAMVVYYLFLMVYSIIVGFFSGYFISEIQERYYPHVVLKGIGLVGYVGVMLKSILVTAVLFILLTPLIFIPIFNMVLLLPVFYLFHKLLVLEVSSMLNTSSEYQALKRLHAGEMRGISLLCFTLTFIPFLGVIIYPYYVIVMSHFVFRKTEALRA; this is encoded by the coding sequence ATGCACACGAAACTACAAAGCAATATTTTTATCGTGTCTCTGGGCGATACGTTTTCGCCTAGGGTTTTATTGATTTCTCTTGTATCTTTTTTGCTAACACTTTTGTTCTTTGTAGGGCTTATTTGGCTTTTTTTCGGGGGTATGGGGGCGTTATCGCTTTGGTTGAGTGAAAGTTTACAAGGGTTTGAGGGAAGTTTAGAGCAGAGTTGGCTTTTTAGCTTTATCTCTTTAATTTTTATTACAAAAACCCTTATTTCGATGCTTTTTTTTCTAACCTCTGCGATGGTGGTGTATTATCTTTTTCTGATGGTGTATTCGATTATTGTGGGGTTCTTTTCAGGCTATTTTATTAGTGAAATTCAGGAGCGCTATTATCCGCATGTGGTGCTCAAGGGGATTGGTCTTGTCGGCTACGTGGGGGTAATGCTAAAGAGTATACTGGTGACGGCTGTACTTTTTATTCTTCTCACACCTTTAATCTTTATTCCCATCTTTAATATGGTACTACTGTTGCCCGTTTTTTATTTATTTCATAAACTCTTAGTTTTGGAAGTTTCATCGATGCTCAATACTTCAAGTGAGTATCAAGCGTTAAAACGTCTTCATGCAGGAGAGATGCGAGGGATTTCATTGCTGTGTTTCACACTCACCTTCATCCCTTTTTTGGGTGTTATTATTTACCCGTATTATGTCATTGTGATGAGCCATTTTGTTTTTCGAAAAACAGAGGCATTACGAGCTTAA
- a CDS encoding DNA polymerase III subunit gamma/tau: MPHQVLALKYRPSSFDTLIGQEAITQTLSSALNQNRLSHAYLFSGLRGSGKTSTARIFAKALVCEQGPNATPCDVCEHCLSANENRHIDIIEMDAASNRGIDDIRELIESTKYKPSSARFKIFIIDEVHMLTTQAFNALLKTLEEPPSYVKFILATTDPLKLPATILSRTQHFRFKQIKQSDVINHLCHILNLEKIEYEKEALEMLSRAGNGSLRDTLTLLDQAIIYSKGYITPEHVATMLGLLDPNQLEILFNAILNGNKSELLHLIKELESYECEVVIDELIAYLKTAFFEQDRRFSTLLYERFFKILSEAKSLLYINANNGFVLSLVLFKMIEATHIKTIEEMIDSLENEKFRLPAKPPHFEENGETSEETLPEESLEQESLHVNDQGQSAPILFARLCEKLMDRNVELGECFKTHIRFEDFSHQTLTLNSSAKEESGKILKNNSAIIRHFVQETFGFETVIHITKVEEEVPLRPEQDALQSSSTMENIAFEQTPQSESCATGDLLANQKEYDATEILNTPFIQRATELFDPKKIQIQQKV; encoded by the coding sequence GTGCCACATCAAGTTCTTGCCCTCAAATACCGTCCCTCTTCCTTTGATACACTCATTGGTCAAGAAGCTATTACCCAAACACTCTCCTCCGCCCTTAACCAAAACAGGCTTTCTCATGCTTACCTCTTTTCAGGGCTTAGAGGAAGTGGTAAGACTTCTACCGCACGTATTTTTGCCAAAGCTTTGGTGTGCGAACAAGGGCCCAATGCCACACCGTGTGATGTGTGCGAGCATTGTTTAAGTGCCAATGAAAACCGTCATATAGATATTATTGAGATGGACGCCGCATCGAACCGTGGTATTGATGATATTCGTGAACTCATTGAAAGCACCAAATACAAACCCTCCTCTGCTCGCTTTAAAATTTTTATTATAGATGAAGTGCATATGCTCACCACACAAGCGTTTAATGCCCTTTTAAAAACCCTTGAAGAACCACCTAGTTATGTAAAATTTATTTTAGCAACGACAGACCCTTTAAAATTGCCTGCTACGATTTTATCCCGTACGCAACACTTTCGCTTTAAACAAATTAAACAAAGTGATGTGATTAATCATCTCTGCCACATCTTAAATTTAGAAAAAATTGAGTATGAAAAAGAAGCCCTTGAGATGTTAAGTCGAGCAGGAAATGGTTCACTGCGTGACACCTTAACGCTTTTGGATCAAGCCATTATTTACTCTAAAGGCTACATCACCCCTGAACACGTTGCAACCATGCTAGGACTGCTTGATCCCAATCAGCTAGAAATACTCTTTAATGCTATTTTAAATGGCAATAAAAGTGAGCTTTTACACCTCATTAAAGAGCTTGAGAGTTATGAATGCGAAGTGGTTATTGATGAATTAATTGCTTATTTAAAAACTGCTTTTTTTGAGCAGGATAGACGCTTTTCCACACTTTTGTATGAACGCTTTTTTAAAATTTTAAGCGAAGCAAAAAGTTTACTTTACATTAATGCCAACAATGGTTTTGTCCTCTCGTTGGTTCTCTTTAAAATGATAGAAGCGACACACATTAAAACCATTGAAGAGATGATAGATTCACTGGAAAATGAAAAATTTAGGCTTCCTGCCAAACCTCCTCATTTTGAAGAAAATGGTGAAACCTCTGAAGAGACACTACCTGAAGAATCATTGGAGCAAGAATCTTTACATGTAAACGATCAGGGGCAAAGCGCACCTATTCTTTTTGCACGCCTTTGTGAAAAACTTATGGATCGCAATGTTGAATTGGGTGAATGTTTTAAAACCCACATTCGTTTTGAAGATTTTAGCCATCAAACACTCACACTAAACTCGAGCGCAAAAGAGGAGAGTGGCAAAATCCTTAAAAATAATTCAGCCATTATTCGCCATTTTGTACAAGAAACTTTTGGTTTTGAAACAGTGATTCATATTACTAAAGTAGAAGAAGAGGTGCCGTTACGACCAGAACAAGACGCATTACAAAGTTCTTCTACCATGGAAAATATTGCATTTGAACAAACCCCTCAAAGTGAGAGTTGTGCCACAGGTGATTTATTAGCAAATCAAAAAGAGTACGATGCCACTGAGATTCTAAACACCCCTTTTATTCAAAGAGCCACAGAGCTTTTTGATCCTAAAAAAATTCAAATTCAACAAAAAGTATAA
- the tilS gene encoding tRNA lysidine(34) synthetase TilS has translation MQPLPLLHEATLSSLKRTKNLLAFSGGGDSTALFFLLHVNAISFDIAHVNYQTRKQSDAEEAYAKTLANTYGKSCFSVTCKLENANFEHRAREERYAFFESLMQEHGYETLIMAHHLGDRLEWLLMQLCKGAGVVEMLGMQEREEREGYAIVRPLLHVNKPALKNYLEKEAIAYFEDESNASLRHQRNAFRHHFANPLLEKYEKGILQSFHYLAEDAKRLVPHQAKRIKDLFILPQDSDDLINIRQIDKILKILGVLASTQQRREILQTRNCVIAHRIAVVFDETLIYIAPYVRLPMMKKDKEVYRKAKIPAKIRGYLALEKIDATALLSH, from the coding sequence TTGCAACCATTACCGCTCTTGCATGAGGCAACCCTTAGCTCTCTTAAACGCACAAAAAATCTTTTAGCCTTCTCGGGTGGTGGAGACTCCACTGCCCTCTTTTTTTTATTACATGTAAATGCCATTTCTTTTGATATAGCCCATGTTAATTACCAAACACGCAAACAAAGTGATGCCGAAGAAGCGTATGCCAAAACGCTCGCCAATACTTATGGCAAAAGCTGTTTTAGCGTTACATGTAAACTTGAAAATGCCAATTTTGAACACCGCGCACGAGAAGAACGGTATGCTTTTTTTGAGTCGCTGATGCAAGAACACGGCTATGAAACACTTATCATGGCACACCATTTGGGTGATCGTTTGGAATGGTTGCTGATGCAACTGTGTAAGGGTGCTGGCGTGGTAGAAATGCTTGGAATGCAAGAGCGGGAAGAAAGAGAAGGCTATGCTATCGTGAGACCTCTTTTACATGTAAACAAGCCTGCGCTTAAAAACTACCTCGAAAAAGAAGCTATTGCCTATTTTGAAGATGAAAGCAATGCCTCACTGAGGCATCAACGCAACGCCTTTAGACACCATTTTGCCAACCCACTTTTGGAAAAGTACGAAAAAGGCATTCTTCAAAGTTTTCACTACCTTGCTGAAGATGCCAAACGTCTTGTGCCTCATCAAGCAAAACGCATTAAAGATCTGTTTATTCTTCCACAAGACAGTGACGATTTAATTAACATTCGGCAGATTGATAAAATCTTAAAAATCTTAGGTGTTTTAGCCTCAACACAACAACGCCGCGAAATTCTTCAAACACGTAACTGTGTTATCGCCCATCGTATTGCTGTTGTTTTTGATGAAACGCTCATTTATATTGCGCCGTATGTCAGACTGCCAATGATGAAGAAAGATAAAGAGGTGTATCGAAAAGCCAAAATACCTGCAAAAATCAGAGGCTATCTAGCTTTAGAAAAGATTGATGCTACGGCACTTTTGTCGCATTAA
- the rimO gene encoding 30S ribosomal protein S12 methylthiotransferase RimO has product MKKLHLVSLGCNKNLVDSEVMLGKLRAYEMCDDASQADVLIVNTCGFIGPAKEESLNTIFSLHEARKKGSLLVMAGCLSERYKEDLTKELKEVDLFTGVGDYDKIDEIIALRQNRFTPATYLMNEEERVITGSNAHAYVKLSEGCNQACSFCAIPGFKGKLHSRTLDSLVKEVKILVSKGFFDFSFISQDSSSYLRDMGEKEGLIALIDAVEKIEGVKSARILYLYPTTTSNALIERIIASPLFHNYFDMPIQHISDAMLKRMKRGAGRERIIEQLELMRQAPNSFIRTSFIVGHPGESEAEFEELLEFTKHFDFDRVNIFAYSDEEDTSAYEMSEKIETKIINKRIKALDKIVQAKTKKSFEKEVGKEVVLLIEGESSEHELFMGARELLWAPQIDGEILVNDSDVENVRIGTCYKATITECVGDKLIATITALA; this is encoded by the coding sequence TTGAAAAAATTGCATTTAGTCTCACTGGGCTGTAATAAAAATCTTGTTGACAGTGAAGTGATGTTAGGAAAGTTACGTGCATATGAAATGTGCGATGATGCCTCACAAGCCGATGTTCTCATTGTCAACACCTGTGGATTTATAGGTCCTGCGAAAGAAGAGAGCCTCAACACCATTTTTTCACTGCATGAAGCACGTAAAAAAGGCTCTTTATTGGTCATGGCAGGCTGTTTAAGTGAGCGTTACAAAGAGGATTTGACCAAAGAGCTTAAAGAGGTTGACCTTTTTACGGGTGTGGGTGATTATGACAAAATTGATGAGATTATTGCTCTGCGTCAAAACCGCTTTACCCCTGCTACCTATTTGATGAACGAGGAAGAGCGTGTCATTACAGGTTCAAACGCACATGCCTATGTGAAACTCTCAGAAGGATGCAATCAAGCCTGTAGCTTTTGCGCTATTCCAGGCTTTAAAGGCAAGCTTCATTCACGAACCTTAGACTCCCTCGTCAAAGAGGTGAAAATACTGGTTTCAAAAGGCTTTTTTGACTTTAGCTTTATCTCTCAAGATAGTAGCTCATACCTAAGAGACATGGGCGAAAAAGAGGGGCTCATTGCGCTCATTGATGCGGTTGAAAAAATTGAGGGTGTGAAGAGTGCACGCATTTTATACCTCTACCCAACCACAACGTCCAATGCTTTGATTGAACGTATTATTGCCTCGCCACTTTTTCATAACTATTTTGATATGCCTATCCAACACATCAGCGACGCCATGCTCAAACGTATGAAACGAGGAGCAGGAAGAGAGCGCATCATCGAACAATTGGAGCTTATGCGTCAAGCACCCAATAGTTTTATTCGCACCAGTTTTATTGTCGGGCATCCAGGAGAGAGTGAGGCTGAGTTTGAAGAGCTTTTGGAATTTACGAAGCATTTTGATTTTGACCGTGTCAATATTTTTGCCTACTCCGATGAAGAAGATACCAGTGCATACGAGATGAGCGAAAAAATTGAAACCAAAATCATCAATAAGCGCATTAAAGCACTCGATAAAATAGTTCAAGCCAAAACAAAAAAAAGCTTTGAAAAAGAAGTTGGTAAAGAAGTCGTTCTCTTAATCGAAGGAGAGAGCAGTGAACACGAACTCTTTATGGGAGCAAGAGAACTTCTATGGGCACCTCAAATTGATGGGGAAATTTTAGTGAATGACTCGGATGTCGAGAATGTGCGCATTGGGACATGTTACAAAGCTACTATCACAGAGTGTGTAGGGGATAAACTCATTGCAACCATTACCGCTCTTGCATGA
- the rho gene encoding transcription termination factor Rho, which translates to MSGNTPTSNNQTSAQTKPAHHNKSRTHVPVDGYKIENLRTIPLEKLLEIATELGIENPNELKRQDLMFEILKSQVNQGGFILFTGILEIAGEGYGFLRATDANFSDSANDAYVSSTQVKKFALRTGDIVTGQVRPPKDQERYYALLKIEAINYLPLAESKKRPLFENLTPLYPTEKIKLEYDPMKITGRVLDLFTPLGKGQRGLIVAPPRSGKTELMKELAHGIARNHPESELIVLLVDERPEEVTDMQRCVQGEVYSSTFDMPASNHVRVANLVIEKAKRRVEMGKDVIILLDSITRLARAYNTVTPSSGKVLSGGVDANALHKPKRFFGAARNIENGGSLTIISTALIETGSRMDEVIFEEFKGTGNSEIVLDRNISDRRIYPAVNIMKSGTRKEELLLSPDTLQKVWALRSAINQMEDIEALKFLYAKMLKTKDNEELLSIMNE; encoded by the coding sequence ATGAGCGGAAACACTCCAACCTCAAACAACCAAACCTCTGCGCAAACAAAACCTGCCCATCATAACAAATCACGCACACATGTCCCCGTTGATGGTTATAAAATAGAAAACTTAAGAACAATCCCTTTAGAAAAACTCTTAGAGATTGCCACAGAACTTGGCATTGAAAATCCTAATGAACTTAAACGTCAAGATTTAATGTTTGAAATTTTAAAATCACAAGTCAATCAGGGTGGATTCATTCTTTTTACAGGTATTTTAGAAATTGCAGGTGAAGGTTATGGTTTTTTACGTGCCACAGATGCTAACTTTTCTGATAGTGCGAATGATGCGTATGTGAGCAGCACTCAAGTCAAAAAATTCGCCCTTCGAACGGGAGATATTGTCACAGGTCAAGTGCGCCCACCCAAAGATCAAGAGCGTTATTACGCCCTTTTAAAAATTGAAGCGATTAATTATCTTCCTCTTGCAGAAAGTAAAAAAAGACCTCTTTTTGAAAACCTAACACCACTTTATCCAACTGAAAAAATTAAACTTGAATACGACCCAATGAAAATTACAGGACGTGTGCTAGACCTCTTTACACCACTGGGTAAAGGTCAACGTGGGCTGATTGTAGCACCTCCACGAAGCGGTAAAACAGAACTCATGAAAGAGTTAGCACACGGCATTGCACGTAACCATCCTGAGTCTGAACTCATTGTTTTACTCGTTGATGAAAGACCTGAAGAGGTGACCGATATGCAACGCTGTGTTCAAGGCGAAGTGTATAGCTCCACCTTTGATATGCCAGCTTCCAACCATGTCCGTGTGGCAAACCTTGTCATTGAAAAAGCAAAACGCCGTGTGGAAATGGGCAAAGATGTGATTATTCTTTTAGATTCAATCACTCGTCTAGCTCGTGCGTACAATACCGTTACCCCATCCAGCGGTAAAGTGTTAAGTGGTGGTGTGGATGCCAATGCATTGCACAAACCAAAACGTTTTTTTGGTGCTGCTCGAAATATTGAAAATGGTGGAAGCTTAACCATTATCTCAACCGCACTGATTGAGACAGGCAGTCGAATGGATGAGGTTATTTTTGAAGAGTTTAAAGGTACGGGTAACAGCGAAATTGTCTTAGATAGAAACATTTCAGACCGTAGAATCTACCCAGCGGTCAATATTATGAAATCAGGAACGAGAAAAGAAGAGCTTCTTCTAAGCCCTGATACCCTACAAAAAGTATGGGCGCTTCGTAGTGCTATTAACCAAATGGAAGATATCGAAGCCTTGAAATTCTTGTATGCAAAAATGCTCAAAACGAAGGATAACGAAGAGTTACTCTCCATTATGAACGAATAA
- a CDS encoding asparaginase domain-containing protein: MEKILIMNTGGTFNKRYNPLKGELEVPKDGMAVESILRYCPNMQYTLCNLIHKDSLEMNEEDREELLKAIEASSSHKILIIHGTDTMDVTASFLALHVKNKIITLTGAMVPFSIDTVEATANVMLALGDLHVRENNGVYIAMHGRVAAHTQLYKNRTKGVFEPS, translated from the coding sequence ATGGAAAAAATTCTTATCATGAATACAGGTGGAACTTTTAACAAACGCTACAATCCCCTCAAAGGTGAACTAGAAGTGCCTAAAGATGGTATGGCAGTTGAGTCTATTTTGCGCTATTGCCCCAATATGCAATATACACTTTGCAACCTCATTCACAAAGATAGCCTAGAGATGAACGAGGAGGATCGAGAAGAGCTTCTTAAAGCCATTGAAGCCTCTTCTTCTCATAAAATTTTAATCATTCATGGTACCGATACTATGGATGTCACTGCTTCTTTTCTAGCCTTACATGTAAAGAATAAAATCATTACCCTTACAGGAGCAATGGTGCCTTTTAGCATTGATACGGTTGAGGCTACTGCTAATGTTATGTTGGCACTAGGGGATTTACATGTAAGAGAAAACAATGGAGTTTATATCGCCATGCATGGTAGGGTTGCTGCGCATACACAACTCTATAAAAATAGAACCAAAGGTGTTTTTGAGCCCTCTTAA
- the panC gene encoding pantoate--beta-alanine ligase — translation MKIVKTILELQDARKELHGSVGFVPTMGALHNGHLSLIQKSLAQNDHTIVSVFVNPTQFLAGEDFEKYPKRTQADIKICELAGVDVLFMPTQEVMYSKIEPTLLAPAPKAYSLEGLARPGHFDGVLRVVLKLFNLSKPSRAYFGKKDAQQLYLIQNMVQSLFLNIEIIPCDIVREDDGLALSSRNVYLSEHERQEALLLSKSLKVASRAIMAKERDCERIKAEMRTSLKPLHVEYVEILNRDFDTIPTIELGNCIILVCAKVGTTRLIDNLWI, via the coding sequence ATGAAAATAGTAAAAACCATTCTCGAACTTCAAGATGCTAGAAAAGAACTTCACGGCTCCGTAGGTTTTGTGCCAACGATGGGCGCTTTACACAACGGACATTTAAGCCTGATTCAAAAATCCCTTGCCCAAAATGACCATACCATTGTCTCTGTTTTTGTCAACCCGACGCAATTTTTAGCAGGAGAAGATTTTGAAAAATATCCCAAACGCACCCAAGCTGATATAAAAATCTGTGAACTTGCGGGTGTGGATGTTTTATTTATGCCCACACAAGAGGTCATGTATTCAAAAATAGAGCCTACCCTTTTAGCGCCTGCTCCTAAAGCGTATAGTTTAGAAGGACTTGCACGTCCTGGTCATTTTGATGGTGTTTTACGGGTCGTCTTAAAACTCTTCAATCTCTCCAAACCAAGCCGTGCCTATTTTGGAAAAAAAGATGCCCAGCAACTCTATCTCATTCAAAACATGGTTCAAAGCCTCTTTTTGAACATTGAAATTATTCCTTGTGACATTGTACGAGAAGATGACGGATTAGCACTTTCCAGCCGCAATGTCTACTTGAGTGAACACGAACGCCAAGAAGCCCTTTTGCTCTCCAAATCACTCAAGGTTGCCTCTCGTGCAATCATGGCTAAAGAGAGAGATTGTGAGAGAATTAAAGCTGAAATGAGAACCTCCTTAAAACCTTTACATGTAGAATACGTGGAAATTTTAAATCGTGATTTTGATACAATACCCACTATTGAATTAGGCAACTGCATTATTTTAGTCTGCGCCAAAGTGGGTACAACCCGCCTCATTGATAATTTATGGATATAA
- the prfB gene encoding peptide chain release factor 2 produces MDSYEYTELLKKLTTKVDNIAQIIKPEELSERLKEIETIEQDPEFWNDAKKAAEMQKEKTGLNSLLNRYTKAKNVVVDAVDLYEMAKAENDEATTEELFKDAEHLEEHITNLEIAMMLSGENDTKNAIVSIHPGAGGTESQDWASILYRMYLRWAERCGFKVEVLDYQEGEEAGIKDVSFIISGENAYGYMKVENGIHRLVRISPFDANAKRHTSFSSVMVSPEVDDDIDIVIEDRDLKVDTYRSGGAGGQHVNKTDSAIRITHMPTGIVVQCQNDRSQHKNRASAMKMLKSRLYELELEKQQAEKDGVEKSEIGWGHQIRSYVLAPYQQVKDNRSNIAYSQVNAILDGDISKMLEGVLIAQKR; encoded by the coding sequence TTGGACAGTTACGAATACACAGAGTTACTTAAAAAATTGACAACCAAAGTGGATAACATCGCTCAAATCATCAAGCCTGAAGAACTTTCTGAGCGCTTGAAGGAAATTGAGACGATAGAACAAGACCCTGAATTTTGGAATGATGCAAAAAAAGCAGCAGAGATGCAAAAAGAAAAAACGGGTCTTAACTCACTGCTTAATCGCTACACCAAAGCGAAGAATGTTGTGGTGGATGCAGTCGATTTGTACGAGATGGCAAAGGCTGAAAATGATGAAGCAACGACAGAAGAGCTTTTTAAAGATGCAGAGCATTTAGAAGAGCACATTACAAACCTTGAAATCGCCATGATGCTCAGTGGCGAAAATGACACTAAAAACGCTATCGTCTCCATTCATCCAGGTGCTGGAGGGACAGAGAGTCAGGATTGGGCGAGTATCTTGTACCGTATGTATTTGCGTTGGGCAGAGCGTTGTGGCTTTAAAGTAGAAGTGCTTGATTATCAAGAAGGTGAAGAAGCGGGGATTAAAGATGTGAGTTTCATCATCAGCGGTGAAAATGCGTACGGGTATATGAAAGTGGAAAACGGTATTCACCGTTTGGTGCGTATCAGCCCTTTTGATGCCAATGCCAAACGCCACACCTCGTTTAGCTCGGTGATGGTTTCGCCTGAGGTGGACGATGATATTGACATCGTGATTGAAGATCGTGACTTAAAAGTCGATACGTACCGTTCGGGTGGCGCTGGTGGACAGCATGTCAATAAAACCGACAGTGCGATTCGTATTACGCACATGCCAACAGGTATTGTGGTGCAGTGTCAAAATGACCGCTCTCAGCACAAAAACAGAGCTTCAGCAATGAAAATGTTGAAGTCTCGTTTGTACGAGTTGGAGCTTGAAAAACAACAAGCAGAAAAAGACGGTGTTGAAAAAAGTGAGATTGGTTGGGGACATCAAATCCGCTCCTACGTCCTAGCTCCGTATCAGCAAGTCAAAGACAATCGAAGTAACATTGCATATTCACAGGTGAATGCTATTTTAGACGGTGATATTTCAAAGATGCTCGAGGGTGTGCTTATTGCACAAAAGCGTTAA